One genomic window of Pseudomonas chlororaphis subsp. piscium includes the following:
- the rfaP gene encoding lipopolysaccharide core heptose(I) kinase RfaP: MKLILAEPFKTLWVGRDAFAEVERLDGQVYRELEARRTLRTEVAGEGFFVKIHRGIGWGEIFKNLLTAKLPVLGAGQEWQAIQRLQEAGVPTMTAVAYGERGSNPANQHSFIVTEELAPTVSLEDFSIDWVKQPPQPRLKRALIAEVARMTGMMHRAGVNHRDCYICHFLLHTDKPVTPDDFKLSVIDLHRAQTRPAITRRWRDKDLAALYFSALDIGLTRRDKLRFLKGYFQQPLRQVLSDEAALLTWLEGKANKLYARKQRYGDAL, from the coding sequence ATGAAGTTGATTCTTGCCGAACCGTTCAAGACCCTTTGGGTCGGACGCGATGCGTTCGCCGAAGTCGAGCGTCTGGACGGCCAGGTCTACCGTGAACTGGAAGCCCGCCGTACCTTGCGTACCGAGGTGGCTGGCGAAGGGTTCTTCGTAAAGATTCACCGCGGTATCGGTTGGGGCGAGATCTTCAAGAACCTGCTCACCGCCAAGCTGCCGGTGCTCGGCGCGGGCCAGGAATGGCAGGCCATCCAGCGCCTGCAGGAAGCCGGCGTGCCGACCATGACCGCCGTGGCCTATGGCGAGCGCGGCAGCAACCCGGCCAACCAGCATTCGTTTATCGTCACCGAAGAGCTGGCGCCGACCGTCAGCCTCGAAGACTTCAGCATCGACTGGGTCAAGCAGCCGCCGCAGCCCAGGCTCAAGCGCGCGCTGATCGCCGAAGTGGCGCGCATGACCGGCATGATGCACCGCGCCGGGGTCAACCATCGCGATTGCTACATCTGCCACTTCCTGCTGCACACCGACAAGCCGGTGACACCCGATGACTTCAAGCTCTCGGTGATCGACCTGCACCGCGCCCAGACCCGCCCGGCCATCACCCGGCGCTGGCGCGACAAGGATCTGGCGGCGCTGTATTTCTCGGCCCTGGATATCGGTCTGACCCGGCGCGACAAGCTGCGTTTCCTCAAGGGCTATTTCCAGCAGCCGCTGCGGCAGGTCCTGAGCGACGAGGCGGCGTTGCTGACCTGGCTGGAGGGCAAGGCCAACAAGCTGTACGCACGCAAGCAGCGGTACGGAGATGCGCTCTGA
- a CDS encoding lipopolysaccharide kinase InaA family protein, whose translation MAGWNLEPGYRELAQDFGSLDAVFALKGEHLTRDPLSEVIRVERNGINYYVKRYTGAGKNLRRYLGKPRVKSEWQNLKRFAKWGIPTAEVVAWGLERRGLAYDRGAMITRELPHTEDLSVLAERNDPLLADRAWVDRVSQQLARCTRIMHEHRFTHNDLKWRNLLIDDDVRLYLIDCPNGDFWRGFWLKYRITKDLACLDKVAKYHLSATQRLRFYLQYRQRTRLNAADKCRIRHVLRFFEGRE comes from the coding sequence ATGGCGGGTTGGAACCTTGAACCTGGGTATCGGGAGCTGGCGCAGGACTTTGGCAGCCTGGATGCGGTCTTTGCCCTCAAAGGCGAACACCTGACCCGCGACCCGCTGTCGGAGGTGATCCGTGTCGAGCGCAACGGCATCAACTATTACGTCAAGCGCTACACCGGCGCCGGCAAGAACCTGCGGCGTTATCTGGGCAAGCCGCGGGTCAAGTCCGAGTGGCAGAACCTCAAGCGTTTCGCCAAGTGGGGCATTCCCACGGCGGAGGTGGTGGCCTGGGGCCTGGAGCGCCGTGGCCTGGCCTACGACCGCGGGGCGATGATCACCCGTGAGCTGCCGCATACCGAAGACCTGTCGGTCCTGGCCGAGCGCAACGATCCGCTGCTGGCCGACCGTGCCTGGGTGGACCGGGTTAGCCAGCAACTGGCGCGCTGCACGCGGATCATGCATGAGCACCGCTTCACCCATAACGACCTGAAGTGGCGCAACCTGCTGATCGACGACGATGTCCGGCTGTACCTGATCGATTGCCCCAATGGCGATTTCTGGCGCGGTTTCTGGCTCAAGTACCGGATCACCAAGGACCTGGCGTGCCTGGACAAGGTGGCCAAGTATCATTTGTCGGCTACCCAGCGCCTGCGCTTCTATTTGCAGTACCGCCAGCGCACCCGGCTGAATGCCGCGGACAAATGCCGTATCCGGCATGTGCTGAGATTTTTCGAGGGACGCGAATGA
- a CDS encoding lipopolysaccharide kinase InaA family protein: MTDFLAAQDRALLERHGLDSFDALWAKQLEAVDEPNTDGGGWSSVYRLDLEGHGYYLKRQSNYLTRTLHRPFGEPSFAREFRNISRYQQLGIPALQAAFFGERKVAGEIRAILLTRALDGWNDLDSLLEQWAQLSPDQHAAILRACGLLARQLHAVRQVHGCFYPKHIFLRATGDGYQAQLIDLEKTRPLLFGQRDRVKDLEPLLRRAPVWSENEVRALLATYLDQPQDSSLVDAWLNRLSARRSHKETR, encoded by the coding sequence ATGACCGATTTCCTGGCGGCTCAGGACCGTGCGTTGCTGGAGCGCCACGGCCTCGACAGCTTCGACGCGTTGTGGGCCAAGCAGCTTGAGGCAGTGGACGAGCCCAATACCGACGGTGGGGGTTGGAGCAGCGTGTATCGCCTCGACCTGGAAGGCCACGGCTACTACCTCAAGCGCCAGAGCAACTACCTGACGCGGACCTTGCACCGGCCTTTTGGCGAACCGAGCTTCGCCCGCGAGTTTCGCAATATCAGCCGCTACCAGCAGTTGGGCATTCCGGCGCTGCAGGCGGCCTTCTTTGGCGAGCGCAAGGTGGCTGGCGAAATCCGGGCGATCCTGCTGACCCGGGCGCTGGACGGCTGGAACGACCTGGACTCGCTGCTGGAGCAGTGGGCGCAGCTCAGCCCGGACCAGCACGCGGCGATCCTGCGGGCCTGTGGCCTGCTGGCGCGCCAGCTGCACGCGGTGCGCCAGGTGCACGGCTGTTTTTATCCCAAGCATATTTTTCTGCGGGCCACCGGCGACGGTTACCAGGCGCAATTGATCGACCTGGAGAAGACCCGTCCGCTGCTGTTCGGCCAGCGTGACCGGGTCAAGGACCTGGAGCCGCTGTTGCGTCGCGCCCCGGTCTGGAGCGAGAACGAGGTGCGCGCCTTGCTCGCGACCTATCTGGATCAGCCTCAGGACAGCTCGCTGGTCGATGCCTGGCTGAACCGCCTGAGTGCACGCCGCAGCCACAAGGAGACTCGCTGA
- a CDS encoding lipopolysaccharide kinase InaA family protein, giving the protein MRLSELERAGRAPSLPLSLELADAAGPATLQLLSLLRVLPGQRYVGAGVWRGRPVLAKLLVGAKAARHFQRELQGVRLLEEQGMTTPLLLADGLKEGEGGWLLFEFLEGSESLGDAWKQVESLPALADEQQAVLAEALAAIAELHSKGLWQEDLHLDNLLRHQGKLYLIDGAGICVEQAGKPLSRQKVLENLGVFFAQLPKSLESFTEELLVHYLLNNAEHALPLEALQKQVDKVRSWRLKDFLNKVGRECTLFSVLRGPFALRAIRREEEAAMLPVLEQADALLDQGHLYKTGGAASVGRVEVAGRTLVVKRYNIKGFAHWLKRFWRPSRAWHSWQEGNRLAFLGIATPKPLALLEKRFLWLRSRAYLVTECLTGPDIIERFAPYIDSGAAPEAELQALDRLFAELIRERISHGDFKGHNLFWQQDRWALIDLDSMCQHHSLGSFAPAYARDRARFMRNWPQSSALYQVIDQRLPKTAESSVG; this is encoded by the coding sequence ATGCGCTTGTCCGAACTTGAACGGGCCGGCCGCGCGCCAAGCCTGCCGTTGAGCCTGGAGCTGGCCGACGCTGCCGGACCGGCCACGCTGCAGTTGCTCAGCCTGCTGCGGGTACTGCCTGGGCAGCGCTACGTCGGCGCCGGTGTCTGGCGCGGGCGTCCAGTGCTGGCCAAGTTGCTGGTGGGCGCCAAGGCGGCGCGGCATTTCCAGCGTGAGCTGCAAGGCGTGCGCTTGCTGGAAGAGCAGGGCATGACCACGCCGCTGTTGCTGGCCGACGGCCTGAAGGAAGGCGAGGGCGGCTGGCTGTTGTTCGAGTTCCTGGAAGGCTCCGAGAGCCTGGGCGATGCCTGGAAACAGGTGGAGTCGTTGCCGGCGCTGGCCGATGAACAGCAGGCGGTACTCGCCGAAGCCCTGGCCGCCATCGCCGAATTGCACAGCAAGGGCCTGTGGCAGGAAGACCTGCATCTGGACAACCTGCTGCGTCATCAGGGCAAGCTGTATCTGATCGATGGCGCCGGGATCTGCGTGGAGCAGGCGGGCAAACCGCTGTCCCGGCAGAAGGTCCTGGAAAATCTCGGGGTGTTTTTCGCCCAGTTGCCCAAGAGCCTGGAGTCCTTCACCGAAGAGCTGCTGGTGCATTACCTGCTGAACAATGCCGAGCATGCCTTGCCGCTGGAGGCCTTGCAGAAGCAGGTGGACAAGGTGCGCAGCTGGCGCTTGAAGGACTTTCTCAACAAGGTCGGTCGCGAGTGCACCCTGTTCAGTGTGCTGCGCGGCCCCTTCGCCTTGCGGGCGATTCGACGCGAGGAAGAGGCGGCGATGTTGCCGGTGCTGGAGCAGGCCGACGCGCTGCTCGATCAAGGGCATCTATACAAGACCGGTGGCGCCGCCAGCGTCGGCCGGGTCGAAGTGGCGGGCCGCACCCTGGTGGTCAAGCGCTACAACATCAAGGGTTTTGCCCATTGGCTCAAGCGCTTCTGGCGCCCCAGCCGGGCCTGGCATTCGTGGCAGGAAGGCAATCGCCTGGCATTCCTCGGCATTGCCACGCCCAAGCCGCTGGCCTTGCTGGAGAAGCGTTTCCTCTGGCTGCGCAGCCGGGCCTACCTGGTGACCGAGTGCCTGACCGGGCCGGATATCATCGAGCGCTTCGCGCCCTATATCGACAGCGGCGCGGCTCCAGAGGCCGAGTTGCAGGCGCTGGACCGGCTGTTTGCCGAGTTGATCCGCGAACGCATCAGCCATGGCGACTTCAAGGGGCACAACCTGTTCTGGCAACAGGACCGCTGGGCGCTGATCGACCTGGACTCCATGTGCCAGCACCACAGCCTCGGCAGCTTCGCCCCGGCCTACGCCCGCGACCGTGCGCGCTTCATGCGTAACTGGCCGCAGAGCAGCGCGCTGTATCAGGTCATCGACCAGCGCCTGCCTAAAACCGCCGAATCGTCCGTGGGCTGA
- a CDS encoding carbamoyltransferase family protein: MALTILGLSGALSHDPSAALYIDGKLVAAAEEERFVRDKHAKNRMPYESAKFCLEQAGIKPSDVDVVAIPFAPISLFGKARWHYAKRYWYAPDRALDAILMGNRRYKRYRNKIVWCLEQLGFDPKKIKIEPVEHHLAHASSAYHCSGFKEKTAILGIDGKGEYATTFFGYGENGKIHKIKEFYDPDSLGGLYGAITEFLGFEMLDGEFKVMGMAPYGDASKYDFSRLASFENGELVINTDYANVIGLRRYKEKGKGFYFSPKLIEWLGPKREGDIADEPYIHYAASMQALFEKLALQMIDHYLGDILKETGKLAFAGGCALNVKLNQKIIARPEVKELFVQPASGDAGTAVGAAAYVSHARGVPVEKMEHVYLGPSYSNEDVIAACARHPNKPAWRQIDNTPERIAKIMVDGNPVAWFQGRMEFGPRALGGRSIIGCPSATGVADRINEQIKFRERWRPFCPSMLDTVGPQMIKVDHPAPFMTFTFEVAEEWKTRVPEVVHEDGTSRAQVLKREYNPRYYDMMKALEVLTGNGVSLNTSLNRRGEPMICSPTDALNMFFGSDLQYLIMEDILVVKDGVDPYDTLG; this comes from the coding sequence GTGGCATTGACGATTCTTGGCCTGTCCGGCGCCCTTAGCCATGATCCTTCCGCAGCGCTGTATATCGACGGCAAGCTGGTGGCGGCTGCTGAAGAAGAGCGCTTCGTACGCGATAAACATGCAAAGAACCGCATGCCCTACGAATCGGCGAAGTTCTGCCTGGAACAGGCCGGCATCAAGCCCTCCGACGTTGACGTGGTAGCGATTCCGTTCGCACCGATCAGCCTGTTCGGCAAGGCTCGCTGGCACTACGCCAAGCGTTACTGGTACGCCCCGGACCGCGCCCTCGACGCGATCCTGATGGGCAACCGTCGCTACAAGCGTTATCGCAACAAGATCGTCTGGTGCCTCGAACAACTGGGCTTCGATCCGAAGAAGATCAAGATCGAGCCGGTCGAGCACCACCTGGCCCATGCTTCCAGCGCCTACCACTGCTCCGGCTTCAAGGAGAAAACCGCGATCCTCGGGATCGACGGCAAGGGCGAGTACGCCACGACTTTCTTCGGCTACGGCGAAAACGGCAAGATCCACAAGATCAAGGAATTCTACGACCCGGACTCCCTGGGCGGCCTGTATGGCGCGATCACCGAGTTCCTCGGCTTCGAAATGCTCGACGGCGAGTTCAAGGTCATGGGCATGGCGCCGTACGGCGATGCCAGCAAATACGACTTCTCCCGCCTGGCCAGCTTTGAAAACGGCGAACTGGTGATCAACACCGATTACGCCAACGTCATCGGCCTGCGCCGCTATAAAGAGAAGGGCAAGGGCTTCTACTTCTCGCCGAAGCTGATCGAGTGGCTGGGTCCGAAGCGCGAAGGCGATATCGCCGACGAGCCGTACATCCACTACGCGGCCAGCATGCAGGCGCTGTTCGAGAAGCTGGCGTTGCAGATGATCGACCACTACCTGGGCGACATCCTCAAGGAAACCGGCAAGCTGGCCTTCGCCGGCGGCTGTGCGCTGAACGTCAAGCTGAACCAGAAGATCATTGCCCGTCCGGAAGTCAAAGAGCTGTTCGTGCAGCCGGCATCCGGCGACGCCGGTACCGCGGTCGGTGCCGCGGCCTATGTTTCCCACGCTCGCGGCGTGCCGGTGGAGAAGATGGAACACGTCTATCTCGGCCCGTCCTACAGCAACGAAGACGTGATCGCCGCCTGTGCCCGTCACCCGAACAAACCGGCCTGGCGCCAGATCGACAACACCCCCGAGCGTATCGCCAAGATCATGGTCGACGGCAACCCGGTGGCCTGGTTCCAGGGTCGCATGGAGTTCGGTCCGCGCGCCCTGGGCGGTCGTTCGATCATCGGGTGCCCGAGCGCAACCGGCGTGGCCGACCGCATCAACGAACAGATCAAGTTCCGCGAGCGCTGGAGGCCTTTCTGCCCGTCGATGCTGGACACCGTCGGTCCGCAGATGATCAAGGTCGATCACCCGGCGCCGTTCATGACCTTCACCTTCGAAGTGGCGGAAGAGTGGAAGACCCGCGTGCCGGAAGTGGTCCACGAAGACGGCACCTCCCGGGCCCAGGTGCTCAAGCGCGAATACAACCCGCGCTACTACGACATGATGAAGGCCCTGGAAGTCCTGACCGGCAACGGCGTGTCGCTGAACACTTCGCTCAACCGCCGTGGCGAGCCGATGATCTGCTCGCCGACCGACGCCCTGAACATGTTCTTCGGCTCCGATCTGCAGTACCTGATCATGGAAGACATCCTGGTGGTCAAAGACGGCGTGGATCCTTATGACACGCTCGGCTGA
- a CDS encoding glycosyltransferase has translation MTRSAERHVLQFCHGYDGPFLDCARQYASLFAGSGYRVTTVFLTGVADAEVADACASDEVLFMEYSSKAIRGLKLGAIRDLRKIAASRNFSFCIAHRFKPIYIALLGTSLPVIGVHHAFGDYQRGSRRLFANLFRKRLSLLGVSDAVRDDMRGCLPQWPAARIQTLYNRIDVEALQATQLPKAEARQELGLSSSAWIVGNVGRLHPDKDQATLLRGFAAALPGLPRESQLAILGSGRLEQNLKDLSRELGIADRVLFLGQVTEARRYFRAFDAFALSSDHEPFGMVLLEAMAAGVPLLATACGGAKEVVEGVGILFPLGDAEHMAQGLQHLAGMDENQHLLCAELMFERLRERFSDRAVRDAFWRLPQVTDLTARP, from the coding sequence ATGACACGCTCGGCTGAGCGCCACGTCCTGCAGTTCTGCCACGGCTATGACGGGCCGTTCCTGGACTGTGCCCGGCAATACGCCAGCCTGTTCGCGGGCAGCGGCTATCGCGTGACCACGGTGTTCCTCACCGGGGTTGCCGATGCCGAGGTGGCCGATGCCTGCGCCAGCGACGAAGTGCTGTTCATGGAATACAGCTCCAAGGCCATTCGTGGGCTGAAGCTGGGGGCGATACGCGATCTGCGCAAAATCGCCGCGTCGCGCAACTTCAGCTTCTGCATCGCCCACCGTTTCAAGCCGATCTACATCGCATTGCTGGGTACCTCGTTGCCGGTGATCGGTGTGCATCACGCTTTCGGCGATTACCAGCGCGGCAGTCGCCGTCTGTTTGCCAACCTGTTCCGCAAGCGCCTGAGCCTGCTCGGCGTGTCCGACGCGGTGCGCGACGACATGCGCGGCTGCCTGCCGCAGTGGCCGGCGGCGCGGATCCAGACGCTGTACAACCGGATCGACGTCGAAGCCTTGCAGGCTACCCAGCTGCCCAAGGCCGAAGCGCGCCAGGAACTGGGGCTGTCGTCTTCCGCCTGGATCGTCGGCAATGTCGGGCGTCTGCACCCGGACAAGGACCAGGCCACCCTGTTGCGCGGGTTTGCCGCGGCCTTGCCGGGGCTGCCTCGGGAAAGCCAACTGGCGATTCTCGGCAGCGGGCGCCTGGAGCAGAACCTCAAGGACCTTTCCCGCGAGCTGGGCATTGCCGACCGCGTGCTGTTCCTCGGCCAGGTCACAGAAGCCCGGCGTTACTTCCGTGCTTTCGATGCCTTTGCCCTGAGTTCCGATCACGAGCCATTCGGCATGGTGCTGCTGGAGGCCATGGCCGCTGGCGTGCCACTGCTGGCGACGGCGTGTGGCGGGGCCAAGGAAGTGGTCGAAGGCGTCGGCATCCTGTTTCCGTTGGGCGATGCCGAGCATATGGCCCAGGGCCTGCAACATTTGGCCGGGATGGACGAGAACCAGCACCTGCTGTGCGCCGAGCTGATGTTCGAGCGCCTGCGCGAGCGATTCTCCGACCGCGCCGTACGCGATGCCTTCTGGCGTCTGCCGCAAGTTACCGATCTGACCGCGAGGCCCTGA
- a CDS encoding antimicrobial resistance protein Mig-14 — MLNRFQGWRERGWSVVDASTYAAAWQRFGGSVATHPLVVERLANLAGIPVRYLGWEQAGELQAAIPTWGRDLALSKDVLKRRGKKGLFDLGNAELILPAAPETQAPLRHRGRYLSVLNQGRFSSLKPQAEQLAMARTPEELSKKFRYNQRRELRLLEEAGGVARPVSEFSSQDLAAIYCDLFQRRWGFPATGAERMAEVIELLRELLIGSVIFLNDAPIAIQLVYRVEAPEWISVEYINGGVDPETRDFSPGSVLSFLNTQSAWEQARAIDKPLRFSFGRADREYKDRWCNPVPVFRV, encoded by the coding sequence ATGCTCAATCGATTCCAAGGCTGGCGCGAGCGTGGCTGGTCGGTCGTCGACGCCTCGACTTATGCCGCCGCCTGGCAGCGTTTTGGCGGCAGCGTCGCCACCCATCCGCTGGTGGTGGAGCGCCTGGCGAACCTGGCGGGCATTCCGGTCCGCTACCTGGGCTGGGAACAAGCTGGCGAACTGCAGGCGGCGATCCCGACCTGGGGGCGCGACCTGGCGTTGTCCAAGGACGTGCTCAAGCGTCGTGGCAAGAAAGGCCTGTTCGACCTGGGCAACGCCGAGCTAATCCTGCCGGCCGCGCCTGAGACCCAGGCCCCGCTGCGCCATCGCGGCCGTTATCTGTCGGTTTTGAACCAGGGCCGTTTCAGCAGCCTCAAGCCTCAGGCCGAGCAGTTGGCCATGGCCCGCACGCCTGAAGAACTGTCGAAGAAGTTTCGCTACAACCAGCGCCGCGAACTGCGCCTGCTGGAAGAGGCGGGCGGCGTGGCGCGCCCGGTCAGTGAGTTCTCCAGCCAGGATCTGGCGGCCATATACTGCGATCTGTTCCAGCGGCGCTGGGGTTTTCCGGCCACCGGCGCCGAGCGCATGGCCGAAGTCATCGAGTTGCTGCGCGAGTTGCTGATCGGCTCGGTGATTTTCCTCAACGATGCCCCGATTGCCATTCAGCTGGTGTACCGGGTCGAAGCGCCGGAGTGGATCAGCGTCGAATACATCAACGGTGGCGTCGATCCTGAAACCCGTGATTTCAGCCCCGGCAGCGTGTTGAGCTTCCTCAACACGCAAAGTGCCTGGGAGCAGGCGCGGGCCATCGACAAGCCGCTGCGTTTCTCCTTCGGTCGCGCCGATCGCGAGTACAAGGATCGCTGGTGCAACCCCGTTCCGGTGTTCAGGGTATGA
- a CDS encoding PIG-L deacetylase family protein yields MNQPPSRKQQLLKRHRRQKRLGLLIGLLLLVAVGVLMAWWLPLLLAVLAWVAHEAWFADHLFYSPRDDYQYSFPFGTEQPKVHLDKQRLVLDQAIDLAGDETLILAVKVSSTWLGRFFDPSVSLAGQDRQTFERGVNGLRYLNLSGLARPLASGELQLRGRFCRVQGEPLLSVFREPDYRHQRVMVIAPHADDAELAAFGLYSQADEAWIVTLTAGEIEAEHYRQMGMNGADAARIKGRLRAWDSIAVPRWAGVAEERCVQLGYFCLQLPAMQAAPNRPVASREAELSDIRLFRQFNPFPLPADVDGAPTWNNLLADLRALLLKARPEVIVLPHPTLDPHPDHICAQQAVLEALQGLEWQPTTLLGYANHLHDNDRWPMGDSGTGIALPPVFDPAQVLRPCSLPLSTEQQRDKAMALGMMHDLQPRAPFKRRLRRVLQRVLAGRAGSPYGENEFFRKAVRRHELFWRL; encoded by the coding sequence ATGAATCAGCCACCGAGTCGCAAGCAACAGTTGCTCAAACGCCATCGTCGGCAGAAGCGCCTGGGCCTGCTGATCGGCCTGCTGCTGTTGGTGGCTGTCGGTGTGCTGATGGCCTGGTGGTTGCCGCTGCTGCTCGCGGTGCTGGCCTGGGTGGCCCATGAAGCCTGGTTCGCCGACCACCTGTTCTATTCGCCTCGGGACGATTATCAGTACAGCTTTCCGTTCGGCACCGAGCAGCCCAAGGTCCATCTGGACAAGCAGCGGCTGGTGCTGGACCAGGCGATCGATCTGGCGGGGGATGAAACCCTGATCCTCGCGGTAAAGGTCAGCAGCACCTGGCTAGGGCGCTTTTTCGACCCCTCCGTCTCCTTGGCGGGGCAGGATCGGCAGACGTTCGAGCGCGGCGTGAACGGCTTGCGTTACCTCAATCTCAGCGGGCTGGCGCGGCCTCTGGCCAGCGGCGAGCTGCAACTGCGCGGACGTTTCTGCCGGGTGCAGGGCGAGCCGCTGTTGTCGGTGTTCCGTGAGCCGGACTATCGCCACCAGCGGGTGATGGTCATCGCCCCCCATGCCGACGACGCCGAACTGGCCGCCTTTGGCCTGTATAGCCAGGCCGACGAAGCCTGGATCGTCACGCTGACTGCTGGCGAGATCGAGGCCGAGCATTACCGGCAGATGGGCATGAACGGCGCCGATGCGGCGCGGATCAAGGGCCGGCTGCGGGCTTGGGACAGCATCGCGGTGCCGCGCTGGGCCGGGGTTGCCGAGGAACGTTGTGTGCAGCTGGGGTATTTCTGCCTGCAACTGCCGGCGATGCAAGCGGCGCCGAATCGGCCTGTGGCGTCCCGCGAGGCCGAGCTGTCGGATATCCGCCTGTTCCGCCAGTTCAATCCGTTCCCCCTGCCGGCGGATGTCGATGGCGCGCCGACCTGGAACAACCTCTTGGCCGACCTGCGGGCGCTGCTGCTCAAGGCCCGTCCCGAGGTGATAGTGCTGCCGCATCCTACACTCGACCCGCACCCGGACCATATCTGCGCCCAGCAGGCGGTATTGGAGGCGTTGCAGGGGCTGGAGTGGCAGCCGACCACCTTGCTCGGTTATGCCAACCACTTGCATGACAACGACCGCTGGCCGATGGGCGATTCGGGGACGGGCATCGCCCTGCCGCCGGTGTTCGACCCGGCCCAGGTACTCAGGCCCTGCAGCTTGCCGCTGTCGACCGAACAGCAACGCGACAAGGCGATGGCCCTGGGCATGATGCACGACCTGCAGCCGCGAGCGCCGTTCAAGCGCCGCCTGCGCCGGGTCCTGCAGCGGGTGCTGGCCGGTCGTGCCGGTTCGCCTTATGGCGAGAACGAGTTTTTCCGCAAGGCGGTACGCCGGCATGAGCTGTTCTGGCGTTTGTAA
- a CDS encoding glycosyltransferase family protein — protein MKVLFLVQKEQRAILDRLYEGVAAYCECDLRWLSSDEQRNLRGYFRREVDVSRYDRIVFFLRFKQEIRQASFIRSIPNLVILEHDAYQNYIPCKYTGKFSAHYRRLPWARVISSGFMVSERLRQEGFDAVFVPKGYDQTLLQDQDRERDIELAFVGSTNSVAYSGRKALLDELGQVEPLVVTRTKSGEEYCDTLNRIRFFVSADVGMGEYMIKNFEAMACGCVLLAFDQGEAENRALGLQDLHNVVFYQNIPQLQEKLAMLRADPALAQSIARNGRDLAVSQFSFARIGQRIVEELQPALRPRAPLSVIERVRSKLGV, from the coding sequence ATGAAGGTTCTATTTCTGGTGCAGAAAGAACAGCGGGCCATTCTGGACCGTCTGTACGAAGGCGTTGCCGCTTATTGTGAATGCGACCTGCGGTGGTTGAGCAGTGACGAGCAGCGCAACCTGCGTGGCTATTTCCGCCGTGAGGTGGATGTATCGCGCTACGACCGCATCGTGTTCTTCCTGCGTTTCAAGCAGGAAATCCGTCAGGCGAGTTTCATCCGCAGCATTCCCAACCTGGTGATCCTCGAGCACGACGCCTACCAGAACTACATTCCCTGCAAGTACACCGGCAAGTTCAGCGCCCATTACCGCCGCCTGCCGTGGGCACGGGTGATCAGTTCGGGGTTCATGGTCAGCGAGCGCTTGCGCCAGGAAGGTTTCGACGCGGTATTCGTGCCCAAGGGCTACGACCAGACCCTGCTGCAGGATCAGGACCGCGAGCGGGATATCGAACTGGCATTCGTCGGCAGCACCAACAGCGTGGCCTACAGCGGGCGCAAGGCGCTGCTCGACGAACTCGGTCAGGTCGAACCCTTGGTGGTGACGCGGACCAAGTCGGGCGAAGAGTATTGCGACACGCTCAATCGCATCCGCTTTTTCGTCAGTGCCGACGTCGGCATGGGCGAATACATGATCAAGAACTTCGAGGCCATGGCCTGTGGCTGCGTGTTGCTGGCATTCGACCAGGGTGAGGCGGAAAACCGTGCGCTGGGCTTGCAGGACCTGCACAACGTGGTCTTTTATCAGAACATCCCGCAATTGCAGGAAAAGCTCGCCATGCTGCGCGCCGATCCGGCCCTGGCGCAGAGCATCGCGCGAAACGGCCGCGATCTGGCGGTCTCTCAGTTCAGCTTCGCCCGTATCGGTCAGCGTATTGTCGAGGAACTTCAGCCCGCATTGCGGCCTCGTGCACCCTTGAGCGTTATCGAGCGCGTACGCTCGAAGCTGGGTGTTTGA